The following coding sequences are from one Calypte anna isolate BGI_N300 chromosome 18, bCalAnn1_v1.p, whole genome shotgun sequence window:
- the AATK gene encoding serine/threonine-protein kinase LMTK1, whose translation MAAAFPSPSLAFSSHLDPAGTPLSELSWSSSLAVVAVSFSGLFTFIFLMLACLCCKKGDIGFKEFENAEGDDYVTELSAQGSPAPQHGPEVYVLPLTKVSLPMAKQPGRSVQLLKSADLGRQSLLYLKEIGHGWFGKVFLGEVNSGISSTQVVVKELKASASVQDQMQFLEEAQPYRALQHTNLLQCLAQCAEVTPYLLVMEFCPLGDLKGYLRSCRGAEAMAPDPLTLQRMACEVACGVLHLHRNNYIHSDLALRNCLLTADLTVKIGDYGLSHCKYKDDYFVTADQLWVPLRWIAPELIDEVHGNLLIVDQTKASNVWSLGVTIWELFELGSQPYDHYSDRQVLAYAIKEQQLKLPKPQLKLSLSERWYEVMQFCWLQPEQRPTAEEVHLLLSYLCAKGTTEAEEEFEKRWNSMKPNGSASASHHGSELSSFPLLEQFTADGFPSDGDDILTVMETSHGLNFEYKWEHTKTEHFQAPLGSLSPSSAARYHELYYPATTAGRLSLGVSPSCYECKPAGCPSLPAPGVVPILGTHSPSLGSEYYIRIEGPGEGSAELDYAMCTYSPSGERGSPRPPSCWSAQGARGGSGTYDSDSSPAVSLSMEPLLGQAPAAESSWECAEYYPYPCPGQEPRGYEPSPSRGAEGYRLEQEPPQPGSQNWAIPGFQPGIFSDPLGVSPPVNCAYSPRGYGEPQATPQGGRPPGQSLDCVTLELGEDSPPGTPCPPQGASPPSPRHPWASNSSSNNNISSGSPASRQALAGDSWCYRRMITFRGLMAKPLGTVPRGQPQLGGSPPGHDFRRPRQDQPPATACSSSPPRSPSPQRQAWHGRDSSTSGRSLQAAALAGSPDTPWGPGTAPPAGAQHDAHPDESAEGSSPARSTLPHAAAAPGTEEATTVAGTATPNPGPPADPSVDGAQPAPEASELTASVPGDGGAEGGVSTAGDTAHTPDKTSSTSFPSVDEGSDEDTAELTSGVFTDFSADYTERVEAAPALKSLQKQVGTPDSLESLDIPSTTSSCEVFSPTAFTPAGQPKALDSGYDTENNESPEFVLKEPHEPREPEAFSQLGKPPPGLPGGEDEGSAPEMRLSTSLGAELHSLAEKNPYRDSAYFSDYDAEAERSPKDEEDSDGSRTPEAEEGPRSPPQDLGRAPVPGEDSLHPPGAPGSPPAAPGVAVAVDILAAGVSVGDRRETVAGSVPASPTGQGSGTDRRPAGTGPAPGSSLHPDGDACPPGSVPPKTFFLTPVLASPGEPVPIGGIHVPENVPGLEGAAVGGEQTVPPTLGLGQPGLPPEGTGVGDAPGGPSTPLPGRESPPGLSLLPAAPEHHEEPEEEEEDTEDSDESDEELRCYNIQEQSEESEEEPVAVPIVVAESQSGRNLRSLLKMPSLLSESFCEDLERKKKAVSFYDDVTIYLFDQESPTRELAEQSFPEPPQPSGQPPVASSPPSPPHRLGASDDSSDGNASEESGGFEWDDDFPLMPVKPSLMSSLSGTPAEPTPAVPALVPVQKQVLPIQFSRFTVSPAPVSRFSITHVSDSDMDSIGGSSEDGDRE comes from the exons aTGGCGGCCgccttccccagccccagcctggccttcagcTCCCACCTGGACCCCG ccgGCACCCCCCTTAGTGAGCTCTCCTGGTCCTCCTCGCTGGCCGTGGTGGCTGTTTCCTTCTCGGGCCTCTTCACCTTCATCTTCCTCATGCTGGCCTGTCTGTGCTGCAAGAAGGGGGACATCGGCTTCAAG GAGTTTGAGAACGCCGAGGGGGATGACTACGTGACGGAGCTCTCGGCCCAGGGCTCGCCTGCCCCCCAGCATGGCCCCGAGGTCTACGTGCTGCCCCTCACCAAGGTCTCGCTGCCAATGGCCAAGCAGCCGGGGCGCTCAG TGCAGCTCCTCAAGTCGGCGGACCTGGGGCGGCAGAGCCTGCTCTACCTGAAGGAGATCGGGCATGGCTGGTTCGGCAAG GTGTTCCTGGGGGAGGTGAACTCGGGCATCAGCAGCACCCAGGTGGTGGTGAAGGAGCTGAAGGCGAGTGCCAGCGTGCAGGACCAGATGCAGTTCCTGGAGGAAGCACAGCCCTACAG GGCCCTCCAGCACACCAACCTGCTGCAGTGCCTGGCCCAGTGTGCCGAGGTCACCCCGTACCTGCTGGTGATGGAGTTCTGCCCGCTG GGTGACTTGAAGGGGTACCTGCGGAGCTGCCGGGGGGCAGAGGCCATGGCCCCCGACCCCCTGACTCTGCAGAGGATGGCATGTGAGGTAGCCTGCGGTGTCCTGCACCTGCACAGGAACAACTACATCCACAG TGACCTGGCCCTGCGGAActgcctgctcactgcagaCCTGACGGTCAAGATCGGGGACTACGGGCTCTCACACTGCAAGTACAAA GACGATTACTTCGTGACGGCCGACCAGCTGTGGGTGCCACTGCGCTGGATCGCACCCGAGCTCATCGACGAGGTGCATGGCAACCTGCTCATCGTGGATCAGACCAAGGCCAGCAATGTCTG GTCGCTGGGTGTCACCATCTGGGAGCTGTTTGAGCTGGGCAGCCAGCCCTACGACCACTATTCTGACCGGCAAGTGCTCGCCTACGCCATTaaggagcagcagctcaagCTGCCCAAGCCCCAGCTGAAGCTGTCACTATCGGAGCGCTG GTACGAGGTGATGCAgttctgctggctgcagccgGAGCAGCGCCCGACGGCAGAGGAGGTGCACCTCCTGCTCTCCTACCTCTGTGCCAAAGGGACCACGGAGGCTGAGGAAGAGTTTGAGAAGCGCTGGAACTCCATGAAACCCAACGGCAGTGCCAGTGCCAGCCACCACGGTTCTGagctctcctccttccctctgctggaGCAGTTCACAGCTGACGGCTTCCCCTCGGACGGGGACGACATCCTTACTGTCATGGAGACCAGCCATGGCCTCAATTTTGAGTACAAGTGGGAGCACACTAAGACCGAGCACTTCCAGGCACCCCTGGGCTCCCTGAGCCCCAGCAGTGCCGCCCGCTACCACGAGCTCTACTACCCGGCCACGACCGCCGGGCGCCTGAGCCTGGGGGTCTCCCCCTCCTGCTATGAGTGCAAGCCAGCGGGCTGCCCCAGCCTGCCAGCACCTGGTGTGGTGCCCATCCTGGGCACTCACAGCCCCTCTCTGGGCAGCGAGTACTACATCCGCATCGAGGGGCCCGGGGAGGGCAGCGCTGAGCTGGACTACGCCATGTGCACCTACAGCCCTTCGGGCGAGCGGGGCTCCCCGCGCCCCCCGTCCTGCTGGAGTGCACAGGGTGCCCGTGGTGGCAGTGGTACCTATGACTCTGACAGCAGCCCCGCCGTCTCCCTCAGCATGGAGCCGCTGCTGGGCCAGGCGCCGGCAGCTGAAAGCTCTTGGGAGTGCGCTGAGTACTACCCCTACCCCTGCCCGGGGCAGGAGCCACGGGGCTACGAACCATCCCCCAGCCGTGGGGCCGAGGGCTACCGGCTGGAGCAGGAGcccccccagccaggcagccagaACTGGGCCATCCCTGGTTTCCAGCCCGGCATCTTCTCTGACCCGCTGGGCGTCTCCCCACCCGTGAACTGCGCCTACAGCCCCCGGGGGTATGGGGAGCCACAGGCAACCCCCCAGGGTGGGCGGCCACCGGGGCAGAGTCTGGACTGCGTGACGCTGGAGCTGGGTGAGGACAGCCCCCCTGGGACCCCCTGCCCACCGCAGGGTGCCAGCCCCCCGTCTCCACGGCACCCCTGGGCCTCCAACAGCTCCTCCAACAACAACATCAGCAGTGGCAGCCCGGCCTCCCGCCAGGCCTTGGCCGGCGACAGCTGGTGCTACCGCCGCATGATCACCTTCCGGGGGCTGATGGCCAAGCCCTTGGGCACGGTGCCACGCGGCCAGCCCCAGCTCGGGGGGTCCCCACCGGGACATGATTTCCGCCGCCCACGGCAGGATCAACCCCCTGCCACGgcctgcagctcctccccaCCCCGCTCGCCCTCCCCGCAGCGTCAGGCCTGGCACGGCCGTGACTCATCAACCTCCGGCCGCTCCTTGCAGGCAGCAGCGCTGGCTGGCAGCCCTGACACGCCGTGGGGCCCCGGCACAGCCCCGCCAGCCGGGGCCCAGCACGATGCCCACCCGGATGAGAGCGCCGAGGGGAGCAGCCCTGCCCGCAGCACCCTGCCCCACGCCGCAGCCGCACCAGGGACAGAGGAGGCCACCACCGTGGCTGGCACCGCCACCCCCAACCCTGGCCCCCCCGCCGACCCCAGTGTAGATGGCGCCCAGCCTGCACCGGAGGCCTCTGAGCTGACTGCGTCAGTGCCAGGGGACGGCGGCGCCGAGGGTGGTGTGAGCACCGCTGGTGACACGGCCCACACACCAGACAAGACCTCCAGTACCAGCTTCCCCAGCGTGGATGAAGGGAGCGATGAGGACACGGCAGAGCTGACCTCTGGCGTCTTCACCGACTTCTCTGCAGACTACACAGAGCGGGTGGAGGCGGCCCCAGCACTCAAGTCCCTGCAGAAGCAGGTTGGGACACCGGACTCCCTGGAGTCACTGGACATCCCCTCCACCACCAGCTCCTGTGAGGTTTTCAGCCCCACTGCCTTCACACCCGCCGGTCAGCCCAAGGCCCTCGACAGCGGCTATGACACCGAGAACAATGAGTCCCCCGAGTTTGTCCTCAAAGAGCCCCATGAGCCCCGAGAGCCAGAGGCCTTCAGCCAGCTGGGGAAGCCACCCCCAGGGCTGCCGGGGGGTGAGGATGAGGGGTCAGCCCCTGAAATGCGGCTCTCCACCTCCCTTGGGGCCGAGCTGCACAGCCTCGCTGAGAAGAACCCCTACCGTGACTCTGCCTACTTCTCTGACTACGACGCCGAGGCTGAGCGCAGCCCCAAGGATGAGGAGGACAGTGATGGGTCCCGGAccccagaggcagaggaggggcCCCGATCCCCCCCACAGGACCTGGGGCGAGCTCCTGTACCAGGAGAGGACTCACTGCATCCCCCAGGGGCACCTGGCAGCCCCCCGGCAGCACCTGGCGTTGCAGTGGCAGTGGACATCCTGGCAGCGGGGGTTTCGGTGGGGGACCGGAGGGAGACAGTGgctggcagtgtcccagccAGTCCTACAGGTCAGGGGTCTGGCACTGATCGGCGACCCGCTGGCACGGGGCCAGCACCAGGCAGCTCCCTGCACCCTGATGGTGATGCCTGTCCCCCAGGCTCTGTGCCACCCAAGACTTTCTTCTTGACCCCCGTGCTGGCAAGCCCTGGTGAACCGGTGCCCATTGGGGGAATCCATGTGCCCGAGAATGTCCCTGGACTTGAGGGAGCTGCAGTGGGGGGTGAACAGACTGTGCCCCCCACGCTGGGGCTTGGGCAGCCGGGGCTGCCACCAGAGGGGACTGGGGTGGGCGACGCGCCGGGGGGTCCCAGCACGCCGCTACCGGGGAGGGAGTCACCCCCAGGCCTCTCCCTGCTCCCGGCTGCCCCTGAGCACCATGaggagccagaggaggaggaggaggacacgGAGGACAGTGATGAGTCAGACGAGGAACTGCGCTGCTACAACATCCAGGAGCAGAGCGAGGAGAGCGAGGAGGAGCCGGTGGCTGTGCCCATCGTGGTGGCTGAGAGCCAGAGCGGCAGGAACCTGCGCAGCCTCCTCAAGATGCCCAGCCTGCTCTCTGAGTCCTTCTGTGAGGACCTGGAGCGCAAGAAGAAGGCCGTCTCCTTCTACGACGACGTTACCATCTACCTCTTCGACCAG GAAAGCCCCACGCGGGAGCTGGCTGAGCAGAGCTTCCCGGAGCCCCCCCAGCCTTCGGGGCAGCCCCCTGTtgccagcagcccccccagcccgcCCCACAGGCTCGGTGCCTCAGATGACTCCTCGGATGGCAACGCCTCGGAAGAGA GCGGCGGCTTTGAGTGGGATGATGACTTTCCCCTCATGCCAGTGAAGCCATCACTGATGTCCTCGCTGTCGGGGACGCCGGCAGAGCCCACCCCGGCCGTGCCCGCGCTGGTGCCGGTGCAGAAGCAGGTGCTGCCCATCCAGTTCTCCCGGTTCACAGTGTCACCTGCTCCAGTATCCCGGTTCTCCATCACCCACGTCTCCGACTCGGACATGGACTCCATAGGAG gcagcagtgaagaCGGTGACCGGGAGTGA